In one window of Thermoproteales archaeon DNA:
- a CDS encoding DUF4443 domain-containing protein, producing the protein MSIGNSEHIEELYVLFLLFLSGRLGRRQISKILDIGEGRIKRIIKNLCEKNLVDVKRAGVALNKNGLDYLFDCLTSVGVNAIGRFDVEELCAACIGVGFQFSNLIPSNVLEVRDEAVRGGAKGALIIHVVDDKWLLPPEAGDLRGYCPFLVEELDEVFRVKSGDTILLVFAEDLGRAIIGGLKAVLLAGSLFKSSIID; encoded by the coding sequence ATGTCCATTGGAAATTCTGAACATATAGAAGAATTATACGTTCTTTTTCTCCTTTTTTTATCCGGTAGACTAGGTCGGAGGCAAATCAGCAAAATTTTAGACATTGGCGAAGGTAGAATAAAGAGGATTATTAAAAATCTCTGCGAGAAGAATTTGGTAGACGTCAAGAGAGCTGGCGTAGCATTGAATAAAAATGGATTGGACTATCTATTTGACTGCTTGACTAGCGTTGGTGTAAATGCTATAGGTCGCTTTGACGTAGAAGAATTATGTGCTGCATGTATAGGTGTTGGTTTTCAGTTTTCAAATCTTATACCTTCTAATGTGTTGGAGGTTAGGGATGAAGCCGTTAGAGGTGGAGCGAAAGGTGCTCTTATAATTCATGTTGTAGACGATAAGTGGCTGCTTCCGCCTGAAGCTGGAGATTTAAGGGGATATTGCCCATTTCTTGTTGAGGAATTAGATGAAGTTTTTAGAGTGAAAAGTGGAGATACTATTTTACTTGTTTTCGCCGAGGATCTCGGAAGGGCTATCATTGGCGGCTTGAAAGCTGTGTTGCTGGCTGGTAGTCTTTTTAAATCTTCTATAATAGACTAA